A window of Ranitomeya variabilis isolate aRanVar5 chromosome 2, aRanVar5.hap1, whole genome shotgun sequence contains these coding sequences:
- the LOC143809643 gene encoding serine/threonine-protein kinase Sgk1-B-like isoform X2 — protein sequence MDKERRRAQRDRVLREKRGINEEPVPLFALGRKDFILPDMDTDASEMASKRQTLEKMRKTKRHEILTEKRNMENLMESHSAASAERQRANIISFTKIRDLVPEMRRRSKDAILNKRRNISVELELDEVLQDTPRDVTSSSSESLETLTLQRTATLERTIINENDALQRSRTSAENISIPENKQLSDSPPKTSLDKEEPDGSLLIPCDIAAMPAEDPSEATMCISPMTEMVNIPNTIDLASLKFQKILSQGGYGKVILVSDLVNEGLQAIKIMDKSSCREDIFSRELEVMRMAAGCPYLMSMRAYMETPVDYGIAMDYMAGGDLFNHMKDSKLFNTQTTRLFAAEMVCGLQFLHEHGVIHSDVKPDNILIQDTGHIKISDFGCSAINVFENGIVNKFTGTKGYIAPEIMDRQGYTHLADSFSFGVILYMMSVGSRPFYSEGSLDDYHESVCEQILYFPPGICINTIDIIKGLLCRTPSARLAITSSIRSHPFFCYIDWSDVECGRSEPPFPYYYQEY from the exons ATGGATAAAGAGAGAAGAAGAGCCCAAAGAGATCGGGTTCTGAGAGAGAAGAGAGGAATAAATGAAGAGCCAGTACCATTGTTCGCTTTAGGGCGAAAAGACTTTATTCTACCAGACATGGACACTGACGCCTCAGAAATGGCGTCCAAACGTCAAACTCTGGAGAAAATGAGGAAGACCAAAAGACATGAGATCCTTACAGAGAAAAGGAATATGGAGAACCTCATGGAGTCTCACTCTGCAGCCTCCGCTGAGCGTCAGAGGGCCAATATAATCTCCTTCACAAAAATTAGAGATCTGGTCCCTGAAATGCGGAGGAGGAGCAAAGATGCCATCCTCAACAAGCGGAGAAACATCAGCGTAGAGTTAGAGCTGGACGAGGTTCTCCAAGATACACCGAGAGATGTCACATCCTCCAGCTCTGAAAGTCTGGAGACACTAACCCTACAAAGAACGGCAACCCTGGAGAGGACCATTATAAATGAGAATGATGCATTACAGAGGTCCAGGACATCAGCTGAGAACATCTCCATCCCAGAGAACAAACAGCTGAGTGATTCTCCACCTAAAACATCACTGGATAAAGAGGAACCAG ATGGAAGCCTTCTGATACCTTGTGACATAGCAGCCATGCCAGCAGAAGACCCGAGTGAAGCTACAATGTGTATTTCACCCATGACAGAAATGGTCAACATTCCAAATACTATTGACCTTGCCAGCCTTAAATTTCAGAAAATTCTTTCACAGGGAGGCTACGGAAAA GTCATCTTGGTATCAGATCTGGTCAATGAAGGACTGCAGGCCATTAAGATCATGGACAAGAGTTCTTGTAGGGAGGACATTTTCTCAAGAGAGCTAGAAGTCATGAGAATGGCTGCCGGATGCCCCTACCTAATGTCTATGCGGGCGTATATGGAGACACCAGTCGATTATGGAATAGCCATGGACTACATGGCTGGAGGAGACCTGTTTAACCACATGAAAGATTCAAAGTTGTTTAACACACAGACAACAAG ACTCTTTGCGGCAGAGATGGTGTGTGGACTCCAATTCCTTCATGAACACGGCGTCATACATAG TGACGTGAAGCCAGATAACATCCTCATCCAAGACACCGGACACATCAAAATCTCAGACTTTGGCTGTTCAGCCATTAATGTGTTTGAGAATGGCATAGTGAATAAGTTTACTGGCACTAAGGGTTACATAGCGCCTGAG ATAATGGACCGTCAAGGATACACCCATCTGGCAGACTCATTTTCCTTCGGCGTCATCTTATATATGATGAGTGTAGGTAGCCGGCCATTCTATAGCGAAGGCTCATTGGACGATTACCACGAGTCTGTGTGTGAGCAAATCCTTTATTTTCCACCAGGGATTTGCATTAATACCATTGATATCATAAAAGGG CTTCTCTGCAGAACTCCATCTGCCCGATTGGCCATTACATCATCCATCAGATCCCACCCATTCTTCTGCTACATAGACTGGAGCGATGTGGAGTGCGGCAGATCCGAGCCACCATTCCCATATTACTAT CAGGAGTATTAG
- the LOC143809643 gene encoding serine/threonine-protein kinase Sgk1-B-like isoform X1, whose product MDKERRRAQRDRVLREKRGINEEPVPLFALGRKDFILPDMDTDASEMASKRQTLEKMRKTKRHEILTEKRNMENLMESHSAASAERQRANIISFTKIRDLVPEMRRRSKDAILNKRRNISVELELDEVLQDTPRDVTSSSSESLETLTLQRTATLERTIINENDALQRSRTSAENISIPENKQLSDSPPKTSLDKEEPADGSLLIPCDIAAMPAEDPSEATMCISPMTEMVNIPNTIDLASLKFQKILSQGGYGKVILVSDLVNEGLQAIKIMDKSSCREDIFSRELEVMRMAAGCPYLMSMRAYMETPVDYGIAMDYMAGGDLFNHMKDSKLFNTQTTRLFAAEMVCGLQFLHEHGVIHSDVKPDNILIQDTGHIKISDFGCSAINVFENGIVNKFTGTKGYIAPEIMDRQGYTHLADSFSFGVILYMMSVGSRPFYSEGSLDDYHESVCEQILYFPPGICINTIDIIKGLLCRTPSARLAITSSIRSHPFFCYIDWSDVECGRSEPPFPYYYQEY is encoded by the exons ATGGATAAAGAGAGAAGAAGAGCCCAAAGAGATCGGGTTCTGAGAGAGAAGAGAGGAATAAATGAAGAGCCAGTACCATTGTTCGCTTTAGGGCGAAAAGACTTTATTCTACCAGACATGGACACTGACGCCTCAGAAATGGCGTCCAAACGTCAAACTCTGGAGAAAATGAGGAAGACCAAAAGACATGAGATCCTTACAGAGAAAAGGAATATGGAGAACCTCATGGAGTCTCACTCTGCAGCCTCCGCTGAGCGTCAGAGGGCCAATATAATCTCCTTCACAAAAATTAGAGATCTGGTCCCTGAAATGCGGAGGAGGAGCAAAGATGCCATCCTCAACAAGCGGAGAAACATCAGCGTAGAGTTAGAGCTGGACGAGGTTCTCCAAGATACACCGAGAGATGTCACATCCTCCAGCTCTGAAAGTCTGGAGACACTAACCCTACAAAGAACGGCAACCCTGGAGAGGACCATTATAAATGAGAATGATGCATTACAGAGGTCCAGGACATCAGCTGAGAACATCTCCATCCCAGAGAACAAACAGCTGAGTGATTCTCCACCTAAAACATCACTGGATAAAGAGGAACCAG CAGATGGAAGCCTTCTGATACCTTGTGACATAGCAGCCATGCCAGCAGAAGACCCGAGTGAAGCTACAATGTGTATTTCACCCATGACAGAAATGGTCAACATTCCAAATACTATTGACCTTGCCAGCCTTAAATTTCAGAAAATTCTTTCACAGGGAGGCTACGGAAAA GTCATCTTGGTATCAGATCTGGTCAATGAAGGACTGCAGGCCATTAAGATCATGGACAAGAGTTCTTGTAGGGAGGACATTTTCTCAAGAGAGCTAGAAGTCATGAGAATGGCTGCCGGATGCCCCTACCTAATGTCTATGCGGGCGTATATGGAGACACCAGTCGATTATGGAATAGCCATGGACTACATGGCTGGAGGAGACCTGTTTAACCACATGAAAGATTCAAAGTTGTTTAACACACAGACAACAAG ACTCTTTGCGGCAGAGATGGTGTGTGGACTCCAATTCCTTCATGAACACGGCGTCATACATAG TGACGTGAAGCCAGATAACATCCTCATCCAAGACACCGGACACATCAAAATCTCAGACTTTGGCTGTTCAGCCATTAATGTGTTTGAGAATGGCATAGTGAATAAGTTTACTGGCACTAAGGGTTACATAGCGCCTGAG ATAATGGACCGTCAAGGATACACCCATCTGGCAGACTCATTTTCCTTCGGCGTCATCTTATATATGATGAGTGTAGGTAGCCGGCCATTCTATAGCGAAGGCTCATTGGACGATTACCACGAGTCTGTGTGTGAGCAAATCCTTTATTTTCCACCAGGGATTTGCATTAATACCATTGATATCATAAAAGGG CTTCTCTGCAGAACTCCATCTGCCCGATTGGCCATTACATCATCCATCAGATCCCACCCATTCTTCTGCTACATAGACTGGAGCGATGTGGAGTGCGGCAGATCCGAGCCACCATTCCCATATTACTAT CAGGAGTATTAG